A DNA window from Schistocerca gregaria isolate iqSchGreg1 chromosome 2, iqSchGreg1.2, whole genome shotgun sequence contains the following coding sequences:
- the LOC126335537 gene encoding Na(+)/H(+) exchange regulatory cofactor NHE-RF1: protein MSNGALSSDTPVARLCHIIQWKHFDGYGFNLHAEKGKPGQYIGKVDEGSPAEAAGLKEGDRIIEVNGVNIANENHKQVVQRIKAIPNETKLLVVDAEADKYYKANNVTIKSGSPDVKYLKTPMPDADNSDDTDEKKSGNNEDGQIDAVANDKKSSDAGSSNTTPSTDRKSSSSHVSEHGNDSNTVQEVNSKSPGAGSNNSTLERSSANSGINLNMSAKELREKLASRKKYDPKKESMDFKKKFEIVQTL, encoded by the coding sequence ATGTCTAACGGAGCACTGTCATCCGACACACCTGTTGCGCGGCTTTGCCATATAATACAGTGGAAGCATTTCGATGGTTATGGATTCAACTTACATGCTGAGAAGGGGAAGCCAGGACAGTATATCGGCAAAGTCGACGAAGGTTCACCAGCTGAAGCCGCCGGTCTGAAAGAAGGTGATAGAATAATAGAGGTCAATGGTGTAAATATTGCCAACGAAAACCATAAGCAGGTAGTTCAGAGGATTAAGGCAATCCCCAACGAAACAAAACTTTTGGTAGTTGATGCTGAAGCAGATAAATATTACAAAGCAAACAATGTCACTATTAAGAGCGGTTCACCCGATGTTAAGTACCTGAAAACACCAATGCCAGATGCagacaattcagatgatacagatgAGAAGAAGTCTGGGAATAATGAAGATGGTCAGATTGATGCAGTCGCTAATGACAAGAAATCAAGTGATGCTGGAAGTTCAAATACTACTCCGTCAACAGACAGGAAGAGTAGTAGCAGTCATGTCTCCGAGCATGGAAATGATTCCAATACAGTGCAAGAGGTAAATTCAAAATCTCCTGGGGCAGGAAGTAACAATAGTACTTTAGAGCGCAGTAGTGCTAACAGTGGGATTAATCTGAACATGTCAGCAAAGGAACTGCGAGAGAAACTTGCATCTCGTAAAAAATACGATCCGAAAaaggaaagtatggatttcaagaAGAAGTTCGAAATAGTGCAAACTTTGTGA